Below is a window of Myroides profundi DNA.
AGTAGAAGAGTTAGCATTCGTAGGAAGAGAAGTAGCGCTTATCGGGCTACAGACAGCGAAGCTAAACTTAGATGTGACTTTAGCTAGAGGACTTAATTACTATACAGGAGCGATCTTTGAGATTGGAGCACCTGAGACAGTACAGCTTGGTTCTATAGGTGGAGGTGGTCGTTATGATGACCTTACAGGTATCTTCGGACTTAAAGATATGAGCGGGGTAGGTATTTCGTTCGGTTTAGACCGTATCTATTTAGTGATGGAAGAGTTAAATCTATTCCCAGAGACAGTAAGTGCATCTTCTAAAGTGATGTTCTTAAATATGGGAGAAGAAGAGATGAGCTATGGAGTACAAGCAGTGATGAAGCTAAGAGATGCTGGTATCCGTACAGAAGTTTACCCTGATAAAGCTAAAGTAGGTAAGCAATTCCAGTTCGCAGATAAGAAAGGAATTCCTTATGCAGTGTTAGTAGGATCTCAAGAAATGGCAGATCAGAAATATACACTAAAAGAATTAACATCAGGTGAGCAGGAGGTATTATCATTAGAAGAGCTGATTGCTAAATTAAAATAACGAATAGTTTATTTTGAAATATAGAAGGTATGTGTTTACTTACACATACCTTTTTTTATGCCTATGAAGAAGAAGCTAAGAACATTAAGAGTAAATAACTCGGAGTATCTATATAGTATAGGAGTTACTTATATCGCTGATACAGAGGAGAGCATTTTCATTATGCGCATCTTTGTAGATAAGTATAGTAAGTATGCTTTACTCGTTCACTTCCGTGTGTTAGATGACTATTATGTAGGTAATCCACTTAATCATAGTGTGCTATTATATAATACAGCGTTAGAAAAAGAAATAGTGGTGAATTTAAATAGACCATTATTTATCCGTTTAGCCTTAGATTATGGATTAGAACAAGGGTGGAAGCCAACACAAGAAAGACTAGAGTTAGATGGTTTAGCTCTATTAGTACAGCATGGTTATCAGATTGATAAGCTATTAAAAAAGACTTATAGTAAATAAGGTGATATTACTCATCTTTTAATTGTTGTAATTCCGTAATTTTAAGCTTGCAATACATTAATAATATTTCAATAAGATATGGGAAGTAAAAAACTAGGTAATAACCCGAAGATGATGATGTTTAGATTGTTATTTGAACAGAAGCCATCTATAGACCTACAAGCAGTATTAGAAGAATTAAAACAAGTGTTTCCTAATGTAACCTTTGCAAAAGAGGCTAATGTGTTTACTTTCCCTGATTGTGAAGTAGAGTTCGAAGAGGGTATTGTGCCTGCGCAGTGTGTCGTGATGCATGCAGAGGATGACAGTGTTAAGAAGATTGACCAGAAATATACAGAACAGAATTGGCATTGGGAAGAGGGAGCAGAGGTATTGAAGAATTGTCAATATGAGGTGTTAGTGACTGATTTTTTGAGTAGAAGTTTAGAGCCTCGCATACGTATTGTATTAATGCAGCAGATGCTTTTTGCGATGGCTAAAGTAGCTCAGCCTACTATCATTGTTTCTGAGCACGGTGAGAAGTTGATTGATCCAGAAGTATTTATGAGAGACTGTCTAGATCCTAACTACGTTGCATTAGACTTAATGATCAATGTTCGTTTATATAATGTGAATCAGCCAGAGTATGGAAGCCTGTTAATGGATACAGTAGGGTTACATGCGTTAGGTATTTCTGATTTTCAGTTTTTCTTTGATGATGATACGATAGTGAATGAGGTAGCAGGTCGTCTATGGGACTATGCTTATTATTTAATGGAAGCAGGGGATGTCATAGAAGATGGAAATACAATAGAAGGGTTTGAGCCAGGGAGCAAATGGACTTGTCATAAGGAGTTCTCTTCATCTCAACCTAGAAGAACAGTGATCAATGTAGTCATGAGTTAGTCAGAAAAGTAGACACTTACAATTGAATATATATAATTGAACCTTGAGGAGTAATAGTTTTAAAAAGATTATTGCTCCTTTTTTGTTTATGTATAAGAATAAGATGATACAGGGATTGTAGGAATTATAACACATTGTCGCTTATACATCTCTTTTTAGGAATAAATAGTAGACGATATAGAGGAATCTATAATAGATAGTATTTATGATAAATAGTACCTATGATAGAATAAAATCTATCGTTCGTAAAGACTGACGTACCGTTGAGGGGCATAATATATTTGTGATGTAAAGAAAAAATCTAAACAACAAATATTAATTTTATGCTTAAACGTAGTTTTTTGATATCTGCATTAGTAGTATCATCTTTTATTCAAGCTCAAGTTTTGACTACGAATACAGGTAACCCTGTAGGAAGTAATCAACATTCTAAAACCATTGGTAATAATGGACAAGTATTATTAGAAGACATCCATTTAATAGAGAAGTTAGCAGCTTTTGACAGAGAGCGTATTCCTGAGAGAGTAGTACACGCTCGTGGAGCTGGAGCTTTCGGAGAGTTTGTAGCGAGTGCTGATTTTTCGGATGTGACGATGGCAGACTTTTTATCACAAGCAGGTAAGACAACGCCTGTGATGGTAAGATTCTCTACTGTGACACATCAGCAAGGGTCACCAGAGACGTATAGAGACCCACGTGGTTTTGCGGTAAAGTTCTATACAGAGCAAGGTAACTATGACTTAGTCGGAAATAACCTTCCGGTATTCTTTATCAGAGATGCGATTAAGTTCCCTGATATGGTACACGCTTTTAAACCGTCTCCTTTGACTAATGGGGCATCAGATCCGAATAGAGTATTTGACTTCTTTTCTAATTTGCCAGAATCTACTCATATGTTTACTTGGCTGTTCTCTGATTATGGTATACCAGCTAACTTTAGACAGATGGAAGGGAATGGAGTACACGCGTATAAATGGATGAATGATAAAGGAGAAGTAACGTATGTAAAGTATAAATGGGTACCTCGTCAGGAGATTAAAAACCTGACACAAGAAGAGGCTAACGCTATCCAAGCAACTTCAGTAGAGCATGCGACTTTAGACTTATATCACGCAATAGATAGAGGTGATTATCCTATCTGGGACTTATATGTACAGATGTTAAAGAGAGAAGACTTTGATGCCTTAGACTTTAATCCTGTAGATGTAACGAAGATTTGGCCAGCTGAGATCGCGAAGTCTGTAAAAGTAGGTACAATGACATTAAAGGCTAATCCTACGAACTACTTCCAACAGGTAGAACAAGCTGCCTTTGCACCTAGTACATTAGTGCCTGGTATAGAGCCTTCTGAGGATAAACTGTTACAAGGAAGATTATTCTCTTATGCCGATACACAACGTCACCGTTTAACAGGGAATTTCCAACAAATACCTGTTAATGCACCTAAGAATACAGCGACTACTTATAACCAGAATGGGTATATGTCTACACATGTACAGTCTGGTGATGTGAACTATCAGCCATCTACTAATAAACCTGAAGTAGTAGATAATGCTAAGTTTATGTACTCTAAGTCTGAGTTCTTTAAACCTGTTAGTACTACACAGCATGTGATAGATAAGGAGAATAACTTTAAACAAGCTGGTGATCTATATCGCTCGTTCTCTAAAAAAGATCAAGATAATTTAATCAAGAATTTGAGTGGAGCATTTAAGACGATTAAGAATAAGGTGATTGTACATAAGATGATTGCTTATTTTTATCAAGCTGATAAAGAATATGGTACGCGTCTATTAAAAGCAGTAGATATGAAGCTAGATGAGATTAAACCTTATTTAGTTCAATAATAGATATAGTATAAACAAAGATTCAGCATAGATACATTATCTACTCTATATGGCCCCACATCATATTTTATCAAGAGTATAGAAGAACAGATTTAGGTACAAGCTTATATTTTTATATTATTTACTT
It encodes the following:
- a CDS encoding catalase; this encodes MLKRSFLISALVVSSFIQAQVLTTNTGNPVGSNQHSKTIGNNGQVLLEDIHLIEKLAAFDRERIPERVVHARGAGAFGEFVASADFSDVTMADFLSQAGKTTPVMVRFSTVTHQQGSPETYRDPRGFAVKFYTEQGNYDLVGNNLPVFFIRDAIKFPDMVHAFKPSPLTNGASDPNRVFDFFSNLPESTHMFTWLFSDYGIPANFRQMEGNGVHAYKWMNDKGEVTYVKYKWVPRQEIKNLTQEEANAIQATSVEHATLDLYHAIDRGDYPIWDLYVQMLKREDFDALDFNPVDVTKIWPAEIAKSVKVGTMTLKANPTNYFQQVEQAAFAPSTLVPGIEPSEDKLLQGRLFSYADTQRHRLTGNFQQIPVNAPKNTATTYNQNGYMSTHVQSGDVNYQPSTNKPEVVDNAKFMYSKSEFFKPVSTTQHVIDKENNFKQAGDLYRSFSKKDQDNLIKNLSGAFKTIKNKVIVHKMIAYFYQADKEYGTRLLKAVDMKLDEIKPYLVQ
- a CDS encoding DUF4261 domain-containing protein, encoding MGSKKLGNNPKMMMFRLLFEQKPSIDLQAVLEELKQVFPNVTFAKEANVFTFPDCEVEFEEGIVPAQCVVMHAEDDSVKKIDQKYTEQNWHWEEGAEVLKNCQYEVLVTDFLSRSLEPRIRIVLMQQMLFAMAKVAQPTIIVSEHGEKLIDPEVFMRDCLDPNYVALDLMINVRLYNVNQPEYGSLLMDTVGLHALGISDFQFFFDDDTIVNEVAGRLWDYAYYLMEAGDVIEDGNTIEGFEPGSKWTCHKEFSSSQPRRTVINVVMS